A genomic window from Streptomyces sp. 846.5 includes:
- the mltG gene encoding endolytic transglycosylase MltG, which yields MTDQGRGYGAAPWGHGDPNQGSPYAGSVGSPQQPSGWGDPQAQDPYGTGQYPVQQPGYPQQPVYQQQPGYPPVQPQQPYRQPPPPQPVQPAARVLGPDGIDWEAEAAALDAEQQAPVDELPAEDELLAEDDHGEDYPDEHAAEGYDDEDDYQPFLAEEDDSRHGERKRKQAGRTQRLRSGVACLGMSLLLVGGVAAGGYYGYGYYKAHFGPPADYVGTGTGSVTVTIPNGADGWAMANVLKADDVVKSGQAFVNAYNKNTKATTIQPGSYTMKREMSGANAVSFLIDANGGDALIIPEGLRASVIYPKIDAKLGLPAGTAAKAAKDDIAKLGLPAYANGNIEGFLWPTRYSVTKGMKVDDLLKQMVANAVAQFQGLGMDSGASAVKLKNGYQVLIEASILQAEGNNSADFSKIARVLSNRINEPAGETQGELQLDTTLQYALGRTKFTNAEKDSDKAGGYNTYLVKGLPPGPISNPGADAINAVLSPAPGNWLYFIAMSPTNTQFAATFSEFKVYVKQYCTAHNQGFNAVTGQCA from the coding sequence ATGACCGACCAGGGCCGGGGCTACGGCGCCGCACCGTGGGGCCACGGGGACCCGAATCAGGGCAGCCCCTATGCCGGATCTGTGGGGTCACCCCAGCAGCCGAGCGGCTGGGGTGACCCGCAGGCACAGGACCCGTACGGCACCGGGCAGTACCCCGTACAGCAGCCAGGCTATCCGCAGCAGCCGGTCTACCAGCAGCAGCCCGGCTACCCGCCGGTGCAGCCGCAGCAGCCCTACCGGCAGCCGCCGCCACCCCAGCCGGTGCAGCCCGCCGCGCGCGTGCTCGGCCCGGACGGTATCGACTGGGAGGCTGAGGCCGCCGCCCTGGACGCCGAGCAGCAGGCGCCGGTCGATGAGCTGCCGGCCGAGGACGAGCTGCTCGCCGAGGACGACCACGGCGAGGACTACCCGGACGAGCACGCCGCCGAGGGCTACGACGACGAGGACGACTACCAGCCCTTCCTCGCGGAGGAGGACGACAGCCGCCACGGCGAGCGCAAGCGCAAGCAGGCCGGCCGCACCCAGCGCCTGCGCAGCGGGGTGGCCTGTCTGGGCATGTCGCTGCTGCTGGTCGGCGGCGTCGCGGCCGGCGGCTACTACGGCTACGGCTACTACAAGGCGCACTTCGGCCCGCCGGCCGACTACGTCGGCACCGGCACCGGCTCGGTGACCGTCACCATCCCCAACGGCGCCGACGGCTGGGCCATGGCCAACGTTCTCAAGGCCGACGACGTGGTCAAGAGCGGCCAGGCGTTCGTCAACGCCTACAACAAGAACACCAAGGCGACCACCATCCAGCCCGGCTCCTACACCATGAAGCGGGAGATGTCGGGCGCCAACGCCGTCTCCTTCCTGATCGACGCCAACGGCGGCGACGCACTGATCATCCCCGAGGGCCTGCGCGCCAGCGTCATCTACCCGAAGATCGACGCCAAGCTGGGCCTGCCGGCCGGCACCGCCGCCAAGGCCGCCAAGGACGACATCGCCAAGCTGGGGCTGCCCGCCTACGCCAACGGCAACATCGAGGGCTTCCTCTGGCCGACCCGCTACTCGGTCACCAAGGGCATGAAGGTCGACGACCTGCTGAAGCAGATGGTCGCCAACGCGGTGGCCCAGTTCCAGGGCCTGGGCATGGACTCCGGGGCCTCCGCGGTCAAGCTCAAGAACGGCTACCAGGTGCTGATCGAGGCGAGCATCCTGCAGGCCGAGGGCAACAACTCGGCCGACTTCAGCAAGATCGCCCGGGTGCTCAGCAACCGCATCAACGAGCCCGCCGGCGAGACCCAGGGCGAACTGCAGCTGGACACCACGCTGCAGTACGCGCTGGGCAGGACCAAGTTCACCAACGCCGAGAAGGACAGCGACAAGGCGGGCGGCTACAACACCTACCTGGTCAAGGGGCTGCCGCCCGGCCCGATCAGCAATCCGGGCGCGGACGCCATCAACGCGGTGCTCAGCCCGGCGCCGGGCAACTGGCTCTACTTCATCGCGATGAGCCCGACCAACACCCAGTTCGCGGCCACCTTCAGCGAGTTCAAGGTGTATGTGAAGCAGTACTGCACGGCCCACAACCAGGGCTTCAACGCCGTCACCGGGCAGTGCGCCTGA
- the ruvX gene encoding Holliday junction resolvase RuvX encodes MTDGAFRRGRRIGVDVGDARIGVASSDPDGMLATPVETVPAGPASQARLVALAEEYQAVEVVLGLPRSLNGGEGPAAAKVRRYAGELAAKLVPSGVPVRLVDERMSTVTAAQGLRASGVKSKKGRSVIDQAAAVVILQSALEGEKTSGRPPGQLVEPVETAAPSE; translated from the coding sequence ATGACGGACGGTGCGTTCCGGCGGGGGCGGCGGATCGGCGTGGATGTCGGCGACGCCCGGATCGGGGTCGCCTCCAGCGACCCGGACGGGATGCTGGCCACCCCGGTCGAGACCGTCCCGGCCGGGCCTGCCTCGCAGGCCCGGCTGGTCGCCCTCGCCGAGGAGTACCAGGCCGTCGAGGTGGTGCTGGGCCTGCCGCGCTCGCTGAACGGCGGCGAGGGCCCGGCCGCCGCCAAGGTCCGCCGGTACGCCGGGGAGCTGGCGGCGAAGCTGGTCCCGTCCGGGGTGCCGGTGCGGCTGGTGGACGAGCGGATGTCCACGGTCACCGCCGCGCAGGGGCTGCGTGCCTCCGGAGTGAAGTCGAAGAAGGGACGCTCTGTGATCGACCAGGCGGCCGCCGTGGTGATCCTGCAGAGCGCACTGGAGGGGGAGAAGACGAGCGGAAGGCCGCCGGGACAGCTGGTGGAACCGGTCGAAACCGCTGCTCCGAGTGAGTGA
- the alaS gene encoding alanine--tRNA ligase codes for MESAEIRRRWLRFFEDRGHTVVPSASLIADDPTLLLVPAGMVPFKPYFLGEVKPPFSTATSVQKCVRTPDIEEVGKTTRHGTFFQMCGNFSFGDYFKEGAIRYAWELLTSSLEDGGYGLDPERLWITVYQEDDEAEAIWREKIGVPAERIQRLGMGPNFWSMGVPGPCGPCSEINYDRGPEFGVEGGPAVNDERYVEIWNLVFMQYERGAGEGKEDFPILGDLPAKNIDTGLGLERLAMILQGVQNMYETDTLRVVMDTATELTGVRYGAAHGTDVSLRVVADHMRTSVMLIGDGVTPGNEGRGYVLRRIMRRAIRNMRLMGATEPVVARLVDTVIGTMAEQYPELETDRKRIETVALAEEAAFLKTLRAGTNILDTAVGQVKEALTKAAGSAVLSGDKAFQLHDTFGFPIDLTLEMAAEQGVSVDEDGFRRLMKEQRDRAKADAKAKKMGHADVSAYREVADRAGATDFLGYTRNETEATVVGLLVDGVPAPAAHEGDEVEVVLDRTPFYAEGGGQLADQGRLRLDSGAVVEVRDVQQPVPGVYVHKGSVMVGEVVLGAAVHAVIDVARRRAIARAHSATHLTHQALRDALGPTAAQAGSENSPGRFRFDFGSPNAVPGTVLSDVEQKINEVLARELDVTAEIMGIDEARKQGAIAEFGEKYGERVRVVTIGEFSKELCGGTHVGNTAQLGLVKLLGESSIGSGVRRVEALVGVDAYRFLAREHTVVSQLTELVKGRPDELPEKIAGMLGKLKDAEKEIERFRAEKVLQAAAGLADGAEDVNGVALVAARVPDGTAADDLRKLVLDVRARVSGGRPAVVAVFSVVGGRPLTVIATNEAARERGVKAGALVRAAAKTLGGGGGGKDDVAQGGGTDPGAVDQAIAAVRREVQGV; via the coding sequence ATGGAGTCGGCTGAGATCCGCCGCCGCTGGCTGCGATTCTTCGAGGATCGCGGCCACACCGTCGTCCCCTCGGCGTCGCTGATCGCAGACGACCCGACGCTGCTGCTCGTGCCGGCCGGCATGGTGCCGTTCAAGCCGTACTTCCTCGGCGAGGTCAAGCCGCCGTTCTCCACCGCCACCAGCGTGCAGAAGTGCGTCCGCACCCCGGACATCGAGGAGGTCGGCAAGACCACCCGGCACGGCACCTTCTTCCAGATGTGCGGCAACTTCTCCTTCGGTGACTACTTCAAGGAGGGGGCGATCCGCTACGCCTGGGAGCTGCTGACCTCCTCCCTGGAGGACGGCGGCTACGGGCTGGACCCGGAGCGGCTGTGGATCACCGTCTACCAGGAGGACGACGAGGCCGAGGCCATCTGGCGGGAGAAGATCGGCGTCCCCGCCGAGCGGATCCAGCGCCTGGGCATGGGACCGAACTTCTGGTCCATGGGCGTCCCGGGCCCCTGCGGCCCCTGCTCGGAGATCAACTACGACCGCGGCCCGGAGTTCGGCGTCGAGGGCGGCCCGGCCGTCAACGACGAGCGCTACGTGGAGATCTGGAACCTGGTCTTCATGCAGTACGAGCGCGGCGCCGGCGAGGGCAAGGAGGACTTCCCGATCCTGGGCGACCTCCCCGCCAAGAACATCGACACCGGCCTCGGCCTGGAACGCCTCGCGATGATCCTGCAGGGCGTGCAGAACATGTACGAGACGGACACCCTCCGCGTCGTCATGGACACCGCCACCGAGCTGACCGGCGTCCGCTACGGCGCCGCGCACGGCACCGACGTCTCGCTGCGGGTGGTCGCCGACCACATGCGCACCTCGGTGATGCTGATCGGCGACGGGGTGACCCCCGGCAACGAGGGCCGCGGCTACGTGCTGCGCCGGATCATGCGCCGCGCCATCCGCAACATGCGGCTGATGGGCGCCACCGAGCCGGTGGTCGCCCGGCTGGTCGACACCGTGATCGGCACCATGGCGGAGCAGTACCCGGAGCTGGAGACCGACCGCAAGCGCATCGAGACCGTCGCGCTCGCCGAGGAGGCCGCCTTCCTGAAGACCCTGCGGGCCGGCACCAACATCCTCGACACCGCCGTCGGCCAGGTCAAGGAGGCACTGACCAAGGCCGCCGGCAGCGCCGTGCTGTCCGGGGACAAGGCCTTCCAGCTGCACGACACCTTCGGCTTCCCGATCGACCTCACCCTGGAGATGGCCGCCGAGCAGGGCGTCTCGGTGGACGAGGACGGTTTCCGCCGCCTGATGAAGGAGCAGCGGGACCGGGCCAAGGCCGACGCCAAGGCCAAGAAGATGGGCCACGCCGACGTCTCGGCCTACCGCGAGGTCGCCGACCGCGCCGGAGCCACCGACTTCCTCGGCTACACCAGGAACGAGACCGAGGCCACCGTGGTCGGCCTGCTGGTCGACGGGGTCCCGGCGCCGGCCGCCCACGAGGGCGACGAGGTCGAGGTCGTGCTGGACCGCACCCCCTTCTACGCCGAGGGCGGCGGCCAGCTCGCCGACCAGGGCCGGCTGCGGCTGGACTCCGGCGCCGTGGTCGAGGTCCGCGACGTGCAGCAGCCGGTTCCCGGCGTGTACGTGCACAAGGGCAGCGTGATGGTGGGCGAGGTGGTGCTCGGCGCCGCCGTGCACGCCGTCATCGACGTGGCCCGGCGCCGGGCCATCGCCCGCGCCCACAGCGCCACCCACCTGACCCACCAGGCGCTGCGCGACGCGCTCGGCCCCACCGCCGCCCAGGCCGGCTCGGAGAACTCGCCCGGCCGCTTCCGCTTCGACTTCGGCTCGCCCAACGCCGTCCCCGGCACGGTGCTGTCCGACGTGGAGCAGAAGATCAACGAGGTGCTGGCCAGGGAGCTGGACGTCACCGCCGAGATCATGGGCATCGACGAGGCCCGCAAGCAGGGCGCCATCGCCGAGTTCGGCGAGAAGTACGGCGAGCGGGTCCGGGTGGTCACCATCGGCGAATTCTCCAAGGAGCTGTGCGGCGGCACCCACGTCGGCAACACCGCCCAGCTGGGCCTGGTGAAGCTGCTCGGCGAGTCCTCGATCGGCTCCGGGGTGCGCCGGGTCGAGGCGCTGGTCGGCGTGGACGCCTACCGCTTCCTGGCCCGCGAGCACACCGTGGTCTCCCAGCTCACCGAGCTGGTCAAGGGCCGCCCGGACGAGCTGCCGGAGAAGATCGCCGGCATGCTCGGCAAGCTCAAGGACGCCGAGAAGGAGATCGAGCGCTTCCGCGCCGAGAAGGTGCTCCAGGCCGCCGCCGGACTGGCCGACGGGGCCGAGGACGTCAACGGCGTGGCGCTGGTCGCCGCCCGGGTTCCTGACGGGACGGCAGCGGACGATCTGCGCAAGCTTGTTCTTGATGTGCGCGCCCGTGTGAGCGGCGGCCGCCCGGCCGTAGTCGCGGTGTTCAGCGTCGTCGGCGGTCGCCCGCTCACGGTGATCGCCACCAACGAGGCCGCCCGCGAGCGCGGGGTCAAGGCCGGCGCGCTGGTGCGCGCCGCGGCCAAGACCCTCGGCGGCGGCGGCGGCGGCAAGGACGACGTCGCCCAGGGCGGCGGCACCGACCCGGGCGCCGTCGACCAGGCCATCGCCGCGGTGCGCCGCGAGGTCCAGGGCGTATGA
- a CDS encoding DUF6167 family protein — protein sequence MRRIFWMAVGAGATVWTVNKANRLARSITPGSLADTAAQGAVELGGAVRSFAGEVRAGMLQRELELNRELGLDGSVLALPGPPARPVLRGTASRAKPFEISPAATSTTDIAPYDRNEDL from the coding sequence GTGCGCCGGATCTTCTGGATGGCGGTGGGCGCGGGCGCGACCGTGTGGACCGTCAACAAGGCCAACCGCCTGGCCCGCAGCATCACCCCCGGCAGCCTCGCCGACACCGCGGCCCAGGGCGCGGTGGAGCTCGGCGGGGCCGTACGCTCGTTCGCGGGGGAGGTCCGCGCCGGAATGCTCCAGCGCGAGCTGGAGTTGAACCGCGAGCTCGGCCTGGACGGCAGCGTGCTCGCCCTGCCGGGCCCGCCGGCGAGGCCCGTCCTGCGCGGTACCGCGAGCCGTGCAAAACCGTTCGAGATTTCCCCCGCAGCAACGTCTACTACTGACATCGCCCCGTACGACCGGAATGAGGACCTGTAA
- a CDS encoding DUF948 domain-containing protein, producing MSGGEVAGLVIAVFWAVLVTLLAVVLVRLAGALRQATVLVAAVTERTVPLLDEAAETLRAANDQLVRVDEITANVQDAAANANALSSTMAATLGGPLVKLSAFSYGVRSAVARQRSAGQPERYVPQQTERELIARMVKAEVRSATARRGVFARMLRRG from the coding sequence GTGTCCGGTGGAGAGGTCGCGGGCCTCGTCATCGCCGTGTTCTGGGCGGTGCTGGTGACGCTGCTCGCCGTGGTCCTGGTCCGCCTCGCCGGCGCGCTGCGGCAGGCCACGGTGCTGGTCGCCGCCGTCACCGAACGCACCGTACCGCTGCTGGACGAGGCGGCCGAGACCCTGCGCGCCGCCAACGACCAGCTGGTGCGGGTGGACGAGATCACCGCCAACGTCCAGGACGCCGCGGCCAACGCCAACGCGCTGTCCTCCACCATGGCGGCGACGCTCGGCGGTCCGCTGGTGAAGCTCTCCGCCTTCAGCTACGGCGTGCGCAGCGCGGTCGCTCGGCAGCGCTCGGCCGGGCAGCCGGAGCGCTACGTCCCGCAGCAGACCGAGCGCGAGCTGATCGCCCGCATGGTCAAGGCCGAGGTGCGGTCGGCGACCGCCCGCCGCGGGGTGTTCGCCCGCATGCTCAGGAGAGGTTGA
- a CDS encoding regulator: protein MISNTAGNLPAETTGFVGRSAELAEAVRLLTLARLVTVVGPGGVGKSRLALRAASAGAATPPRDGAWVVECSLVRDPELLVHAVAEALRVTDGTARPPVDILTAHLRERSLLLVLDGCEHLVDGCAALVARLLAAAPGLRILTTSRQPLGVGGEHLLQVPPLSTDGPGSEAVELFVQRAAAVLPGFALTDANREAVTALCHRLDGIPLALELAAGRLRVLGVEQITERLNDRFRVLTGGSRTALPRHQTLRTAIGWSHELCTPAERLLWARVSVFAGSFDLDAAEYVCAGDGLRADEVLDLLSELVAKSIVLREEDAPDRDPSRAARYRLLDTLREYGARWLRDAGAEPLLRRRHRDWYLGLATWGEIEWFSARQVQTSDRTHLAQANLRAALDYCLSEPGEEQIAQFLTGTLWYFWVGCGHLGEGRHWLERALALSDEPTEARAKALWVTGYMATLQGDLGAARPLLEECHRQALETGDDRALAYAVHRQGCAALIGDDVTRAAELFEEALWHYEKLGELNSNVVMAMFELGLALIFQGDAAGGETWMAKVMDVCEEFGEQWAYAYGLFASAYSQWLLGDLRTSREHARTCLRINHTFRDLVGVALGMEMLALLATEPDDDGAPADLAEARLLQGAANVIWRKVGIPLFGSRSFNAAHAACEVRVLGALSEEQAAESYRRGTELDLDSAVQRALRGGSGSDGGGPPGGEVPGPRPLPTTPRSPAPADA from the coding sequence ATGATCAGCAACACCGCGGGGAACCTCCCCGCCGAGACCACCGGCTTCGTCGGCCGGTCAGCCGAACTGGCGGAAGCCGTACGGTTGCTGACGCTTGCTCGGCTGGTCACCGTGGTCGGCCCCGGCGGCGTGGGCAAGAGCCGCCTCGCGCTGCGAGCCGCCTCGGCGGGCGCCGCCACGCCGCCCCGCGACGGCGCCTGGGTGGTCGAGTGCTCACTCGTCAGAGATCCCGAACTGCTGGTCCACGCCGTCGCCGAGGCGTTGCGGGTGACCGACGGGACGGCCCGCCCCCCGGTCGACATCCTGACCGCGCACCTGCGCGAGCGCAGCCTGCTGCTGGTCCTCGACGGCTGCGAGCACCTGGTCGACGGCTGCGCGGCACTGGTGGCCCGGCTGCTCGCCGCGGCCCCGGGGCTGCGGATCCTGACCACCAGCAGACAGCCGCTGGGCGTCGGCGGGGAGCACCTGCTGCAGGTCCCGCCGCTGTCCACCGACGGTCCCGGGTCGGAGGCCGTCGAGCTCTTCGTCCAGCGGGCCGCCGCCGTACTGCCCGGCTTCGCCCTCACCGACGCCAACCGGGAGGCGGTGACCGCGCTCTGCCACCGGCTCGACGGCATCCCGCTGGCGCTGGAACTGGCCGCGGGACGGCTGCGGGTGCTCGGCGTCGAGCAGATCACCGAGCGGCTCAACGACCGCTTCCGGGTGCTCACCGGCGGCTCGCGCACCGCCCTGCCCCGGCACCAGACCCTGCGCACCGCCATCGGCTGGAGCCACGAGCTGTGCACCCCGGCCGAGCGGCTGCTCTGGGCCAGGGTCTCGGTCTTCGCCGGCAGCTTCGACCTCGACGCCGCCGAGTACGTCTGCGCGGGCGACGGGCTGCGCGCCGACGAGGTGCTCGACCTGCTCTCCGAACTGGTGGCCAAGTCGATCGTGCTGCGCGAGGAGGACGCCCCCGACCGGGACCCGTCCCGCGCCGCGCGCTACCGCCTGCTGGACACCCTGCGCGAGTACGGCGCCCGCTGGCTCAGGGACGCCGGCGCCGAGCCGTTGCTGCGGCGCCGCCACCGCGACTGGTACCTAGGGCTGGCCACCTGGGGCGAGATCGAGTGGTTCAGCGCCCGGCAGGTGCAGACCAGCGACCGCACCCACCTCGCCCAGGCCAACCTCCGCGCCGCACTGGACTACTGCCTCAGCGAGCCCGGCGAGGAGCAGATCGCCCAGTTCCTCACCGGGACGCTGTGGTACTTCTGGGTCGGCTGCGGGCACCTCGGCGAGGGCCGGCACTGGCTGGAGCGCGCCCTGGCCCTCTCCGACGAGCCCACCGAGGCCCGGGCCAAGGCGCTGTGGGTCACCGGCTACATGGCCACGCTCCAGGGCGACCTCGGCGCGGCCCGCCCGCTGCTGGAGGAGTGCCACCGGCAGGCGCTGGAGACCGGCGACGACCGGGCGCTGGCCTACGCGGTGCACCGGCAGGGCTGCGCTGCGCTGATCGGCGACGACGTCACCCGCGCCGCCGAGCTGTTCGAGGAGGCGCTCTGGCACTACGAGAAGCTGGGCGAGCTCAACAGCAACGTCGTCATGGCGATGTTCGAGCTGGGCCTCGCCCTGATCTTCCAGGGCGACGCCGCCGGCGGCGAGACCTGGATGGCCAAGGTCATGGACGTCTGCGAGGAGTTCGGCGAGCAGTGGGCCTACGCCTACGGGCTGTTCGCCTCGGCGTACTCGCAATGGCTGCTGGGGGATCTGCGGACCTCCCGGGAGCACGCCCGGACCTGCCTGCGGATCAACCACACCTTCCGCGACCTGGTGGGCGTGGCGCTGGGGATGGAGATGCTGGCCCTGCTGGCCACCGAACCGGACGACGACGGCGCCCCGGCGGATCTGGCCGAGGCGCGGCTGCTCCAGGGCGCGGCGAACGTGATCTGGCGCAAGGTCGGCATCCCGCTGTTCGGCTCGCGCAGCTTCAACGCGGCCCATGCGGCCTGCGAGGTACGGGTCCTGGGCGCACTCAGCGAGGAGCAGGCCGCCGAGTCGTACCGCCGGGGCACCGAGCTGGACCTGGACAGCGCGGTGCAGCGCGCCCTGCGCGGCGGCTCCGGCTCCGACGGGGGCGGTCCGC